In Pseudomonas sp. MYb327, one DNA window encodes the following:
- a CDS encoding tRNA-uridine aminocarboxypropyltransferase yields MSHAPNAVARLRDQREEEGIKPIQARGWRATRCRACRVIESHCLCAWRPQVETRSGVCLIMTNKEVFKPSNTGWLIADVVRDNHAFIWSRTETDPQLLALLADPQWQPYLVFPGEYVEPERVTNTVDVDSSKRPLFILLDATWTEARKIFRKSPYFDGLPILSLLPEKLSRYRLRRSTRSEHLCTAEVAALCLDLAGDVEAASALEAYFDVFSQHYLDAKHQLEMNVETPAHAELMPFVQNAVPALG; encoded by the coding sequence ATGAGCCATGCCCCCAACGCCGTAGCCCGCTTGCGCGATCAGCGCGAAGAGGAAGGCATCAAGCCGATTCAGGCCCGTGGCTGGCGCGCAACCCGTTGCCGTGCTTGTCGGGTGATCGAGAGTCACTGCTTGTGCGCCTGGCGTCCTCAGGTCGAGACCCGCTCCGGTGTGTGCCTGATCATGACGAACAAGGAAGTGTTCAAGCCGAGCAATACGGGCTGGCTGATCGCTGATGTGGTGCGCGATAACCATGCCTTCATCTGGTCGCGTACCGAAACTGACCCGCAGTTGCTGGCGTTACTCGCCGACCCGCAATGGCAGCCGTATCTGGTGTTTCCTGGCGAGTACGTCGAGCCTGAGCGGGTGACGAACACGGTTGACGTCGATAGCAGCAAGCGGCCGCTGTTCATTCTGCTCGACGCGACCTGGACCGAAGCCCGGAAAATATTCCGCAAAAGCCCGTATTTCGACGGACTTCCGATCCTGAGCCTGCTTCCCGAGAAACTTTCACGCTATCGGCTGCGCCGGTCGACCCGCAGTGAGCATTTGTGCACGGCTGAAGTGGCGGCGCTGTGCCTTGATCTGGCAGGTGATGTTGAGGCCGCATCCGCGCTGGAGGCTTATTTTGATGTGTTCAGCCAACATTACCTGGATGCAAAACATCAACTGGAAATGAACGTTGAAACACCGGCACATGCCGAGTTGATGCCATTCGTGCAGAACGCCGTGCCTGCGCTCGGCTGA
- a CDS encoding PA3611 family quorum-sensing-regulated virulence factor, translating to MLRLIVPTAAILLASSFNAQAASLSEQNLNKELRNVAAQSSVGTPRAINEDILDQGYTVEGTTLINHLSVQSSHANKMRADPKAVYFQLGASVCNNPSFRKLMAKGATMRYDFTEVKTNRSVGSASYQESDCPKATTKKK from the coding sequence ATGCTGCGCCTTATCGTTCCCACCGCTGCCATTCTGCTGGCGTCGTCCTTCAACGCTCAGGCTGCGTCCTTGAGTGAGCAGAATCTGAACAAAGAGCTGCGAAACGTCGCCGCACAAAGCAGTGTTGGCACGCCACGGGCGATCAACGAAGACATTCTTGATCAGGGCTATACCGTCGAAGGTACGACGTTGATCAACCATTTGAGCGTGCAAAGCAGCCACGCCAACAAGATGCGCGCTGATCCAAAAGCCGTGTATTTCCAACTTGGCGCTTCGGTATGCAACAACCCGTCGTTCCGCAAGCTCATGGCCAAGGGCGCCACGATGCGCTATGACTTTACCGAAGTGAAGACCAACCGCTCGGTCGGCTCCGCCAGCTATCAGGAATCGGATTGCCCGAAAGCGACCACGAAGAAAAAGTAA
- a CDS encoding TIGR00730 family Rossman fold protein: MPYQPNDLLSRHFEESGHDLISKVEEQLSLVSPNSPNIPIYRDMILTVLRMAQEDHNRWNAKITLQALRELEHAFRVLEQFRGRRKVTVFGSARTPIEHPLYGLARELGAALARSDLMVITGAGGGIMAAAHEGAGLTHSLGFNITLPFEQHANPTVNGTTNLLPFHFFFTRKLFFVKEADALVLCPGGFGTLDEALEVLTLIQTGKSPLVPVVLLDAPGGKFWQGALDFIHHQLEENRYILPTDMKLVKLVYSAEEAVEQINQFYSNYHSSRWLKHQFVIRMNHPLSDQAIEHMQEKFADLCLSDHFHQHAYNGEEHDDAQFSHLARLAFTFNARDHGRLRELVDYINLSENWAQAHPPAQQRTRVSSKVM, translated from the coding sequence ATGCCTTACCAACCGAATGACCTCCTGAGCCGTCATTTTGAAGAAAGCGGCCACGACCTCATCAGCAAGGTCGAAGAGCAACTCAGCCTTGTTTCACCCAACAGCCCGAACATTCCGATCTACCGCGATATGATCCTGACCGTGCTGCGCATGGCCCAGGAAGACCACAACCGCTGGAATGCCAAGATCACCCTGCAAGCCCTGCGCGAACTGGAGCACGCTTTCCGTGTGCTGGAGCAGTTTCGGGGACGACGAAAGGTCACTGTCTTCGGCTCGGCCCGCACACCGATTGAACACCCACTGTATGGTTTGGCCCGGGAACTCGGGGCTGCGCTGGCACGCTCGGACCTGATGGTCATCACCGGTGCCGGCGGCGGCATCATGGCCGCCGCGCATGAAGGCGCCGGCCTGACCCATAGTCTGGGGTTCAATATCACCCTGCCCTTCGAGCAGCATGCCAACCCCACCGTCAATGGCACCACCAACCTGCTGCCCTTCCATTTCTTCTTTACCCGCAAGTTGTTCTTCGTCAAGGAAGCCGATGCGCTGGTGCTGTGCCCGGGCGGTTTTGGCACCCTGGATGAAGCGCTGGAAGTGCTGACGTTGATCCAGACCGGCAAAAGTCCACTGGTGCCAGTGGTGTTACTGGATGCGCCAGGTGGGAAATTCTGGCAAGGCGCGCTGGACTTCATCCACCACCAGCTAGAGGAAAACCGCTACATCCTGCCCACCGACATGAAGTTGGTGAAGCTGGTCTACAGCGCCGAGGAAGCAGTGGAGCAGATCAACCAGTTTTACAGCAACTACCACTCCAGCCGCTGGCTCAAGCATCAGTTCGTGATTCGTATGAACCACCCTCTCAGTGACCAGGCAATCGAACACATGCAGGAAAAATTCGCCGACCTGTGCCTGAGCGATCACTTCCATCAACATGCTTACAATGGCGAGGAGCACGACGATGCTCAGTTCAGCCATCTGGCGCGATTGGCCTTCACCTTCAACGCCCGTGATCATGGCCGTTTGCGCGAGTTAGTGGACTACATCAACCTGTCCGAAAACTGGGCGCAAGCCCACCCCCCAGCACAACAGCGCACGCGGGTGTCTTCAAAGGTTATGTGA
- the recX gene encoding recombination regulator RecX, producing MTAVLDTIVAVRRTAMDLLARREHGRVELTRKLRQRGALPEMIEIALDRLTEEGLLSESRYLESFVSYRARSGYGPLRIREELSQRGLQRSDIELALRESGISWSEQLEDTWRRKFSGHLPIDARERAKQGRFLAYRGYSMEMINRLFSGRGMDD from the coding sequence ATGACCGCCGTACTCGATACAATCGTCGCGGTGCGGCGAACCGCCATGGACCTGCTCGCACGACGCGAGCACGGTCGGGTCGAGCTGACGCGAAAGTTGCGTCAGCGTGGCGCGCTCCCTGAAATGATCGAAATAGCCCTCGACCGATTAACGGAAGAGGGGTTGTTGTCCGAATCCCGTTACCTCGAAAGCTTCGTTTCCTACCGTGCACGTTCCGGTTATGGCCCTTTGCGTATTCGTGAAGAGTTGAGCCAGCGCGGCTTGCAGCGCAGCGATATCGAACTTGCCTTGCGCGAGAGCGGTATCAGTTGGTCGGAACAACTCGAAGACACCTGGCGACGCAAGTTCTCCGGACACTTGCCGATCGACGCCCGGGAGCGTGCCAAACAAGGCAGGTTCCTGGCGTATCGGGGATACTCAATGGAGATGATCAACCGCTTGTTCAGCGGTCGAGGGATGGACGATTGA